Genomic segment of Umezawaea sp. Da 62-37:
GAGGCCGGCGCGACGGCGGTGGTCGCGAACATCGCCGACACGGCCAGGAGGGATGCTGCCGTTTTCTTCATTTCTCTTCCTTCCTCGTGCTTCCGCGTCAGCAGTTGCGCTCGATGGTGTGCCGCACCAGGCCGTAGGGCTTCTCGGCATCACCGTTGTCGGTCCAGTACTGCTGGGCGGACACACCGGCGGTCACGACGATCGAGGTGGTGCCCTTGGGGCAGGCCACGGCGCTCTTCATCGTGGCCGTCAGACCCAGCCCGTCCTCCTTGGAGACCGCCAACACCGCAGACTTGTTGCTCTGGATGGTGGTGTCCTTCTTCCGGAACTCGATCAGGAACTGCACGGAAAGGTCGCACGGCTGATCCGCGAACCAGCCGAAGCCCTTGTAGAAGTAGCAATCGGCAATGGTTTCGGCACGGAAGTTCTTGCCGTCGACGAGGGCGCAGACACCGACGTTGAGCTTGTTGTTGTCGCGTTCACTGCGCACTTCGGTCGTTGCACCGGTGCAGAGCCTTTCCGCTCTGTCCGTGGCGGTTTCGGCTTGAGCCGGAGGACTCACGGCAAGCAGGCCGAACAATGCGCAGCACAGAATGACGATCTTTCGCATGTGATCCTCCGGATTGCTCGAGACAGAGGTTCGATCACAGATTGGGCCAATGCGGCCTCGGTCAATATAACGACCGGGATGGTCTGCGGACAAGAAGCCCGACTCACCCCGAATGGTTGTTCTTTTTCACCATGATCCCACCCGGAGGAATGAAGAAACCCGACTGCGAATTCACCGTCCGCGCCTTCGCCATCGGGTAGAACACCCGAAGCAGTGCCGACCCCTCACGACAGAGCGTTGTTCCGACGAAGTGCAACACCGGGAGTCACGATCATGCCCCGCGCCGCTCACGCGGTTCGAGGTTTGACCGGCCCGCAACTGCGGGAGCGCGGGTTCCCACGCCACCGGGGACGTTTCCTCCGCGAAATCACCTGGGGGCAGCGGTTTGCCTGGTGTTGGTACTTCGACGACCACGAGCGCCGGTTCCTGGGGGCCGAGTACCGCAGGGTCGACGACGACCACCTGAGGCTGGCGCCACCTACTACACCTCTTTCCGGGGCGGATCGAGGACGAAGGTCGACCGTGCCCCGACGGGGTCGCCGGCGATCGCGGCTCCTCGCTTCGGGGACTGGATGGCACTCGTCCGTGTCAGTCAGCCGTACCGACTCGTCGACTCCACGTCGGTTCAGCCCGTGGCTCCCGCCGGGGTGATCGCTCCACAACCGTGGCATCCGAGGGTGATCGTGCCCACCGATCGTGGGCGCCGGATCCCCGGTGTCGAGGCGTTGGCCCGCACCGCGATCCGCTTGCATCCCCGACCCGCCGCGCCGACGGTGCGGGACAGCCATCTCGGCGGACCGCTGTTCTGGCCCGCCGGCGAGCCGTGGCCGCACTGCGGCACTGAGCACGTGGACGACGACGGGAAACCGCGTGAGGCGGCTTTGGTCGCAGGGGCCCAGTTCTTCCGCCGGGACTTCCCGAGTTTGCCCTTTTCAGGACCCCTGACCTTCTCCTGCCCCGACTGCGACGCCGACCAGCGACTGCTGCTCTCCCTGCACCACCGAGTACCCCGACCACCTGTGCACCTGTCTCGGTGACGAACGGCAACCCGTGGGCTGGACCTTCGGCAGGGAGGGCGCGCTCAACATCTTCGGCTGCCCCACCGAGGTCACCCACGGCGTCAGGGTCTGCATCGACTGAGCACTGGTGCCGCAACGAACGCGTCACCGTCGGCGGCTGCCGACGGTGACGCGAGCACCCGTTGAACCGACTACACCTGGTCGGTGTCGACCGTCGCCGCAGACTGACCACCGGGGTGCCTGCGGTCCTCGAGCTTGATCCCGCACTTGCCGACCAGCGCGGCGCCAACACCGATCGTCGTGACCACCGGAGCAGCCAGCGCCGCGACCAACCCGAGAGCCACCGGCACCTCCAGCACCACGTCGTCCTTGCTGTCACGCACGACAACGCGACGGTTGACGCCCTCGTTGACCAGCCCGCGAACGGCGTCGACCAAGGAGTCGACGGCGCGGTTGGACTCGGGCCTGGATTCGCTCATGATTCTCCTCGAACTGCGGATGTCTTTTGACATCTCCAGCATGTCCGCGGCGGCGCCTCCTGCCATCAGGGTTTCCCCTGACCTCCACCTGATCCGTCCCTTAGAAGTGCCGGGCACCTCAAAGGCGTCCGCCACGTGGCTAAGTCGGATCAACAATCAGGTCGTCGACACGACGCCAAACCATCCTCTCCCGCCGATGAGCGCGTTTACGCAAATACTCGGCAAACCGATTGCGTCTGCCGCGCCAGTGGCGGCTCAGCATTCGACGTGCAGCTGCGCGCAACAGCACAAGATCACCGACGACATCGACATCGCTCGGCACCCGGCGAATTTGCTGCCCATCGTCGCCCCCAATGGCGGTAAACGCGCCAGTCATGCGACCGGGTGGATCACCTCCACAACATCGGCCAAGCCGATGAGTCGAGCACCCTCGAACATCGACAGCCGCAAACCCGGAAAGACCGGTGGCCAAAGCTCCGGCACAAGCGGGTGAAGCCGGACCATCGCCTCTTCGCCAGGCGTGAACGGCCCCTTCGCCTCCAGCGTCAGAGGCGCGTCGTGGCGTTCCCGATGGAAATCCGGCGGGAATGCCCAGTGCGACCGGTAGCCAGAGCGGATCGGGGTCTGGCGACCACCCTGCTCCGCAGTGAGAAGCCGCAACCATGCGCGGATGTACCCGCGCTCAGGTTCGGTCGCCGCCCACCGGTCGTGCTCACGGTCAGGATCCATGCCGAGATTCTGCCCATCCAACGCAGACTCACCCCGCCGACCATGTGCATCGACATCCGCTACTGCCGAAGAGCGAGTTCGGTCCGTCCAACCGGTGGCATTATCGCCGCATGTCCGACAACTTGTCCGATGCCGACTTCGACGAGATCGAGCAACGCGTGATGAAGGCTCTCGAAGTGGCGCCCCCACCCTGGGTCGAGCACCTGGAGAGCCGGTACGCGACCGGCGGTACCAGTTTCGTCCAGGTCGGCCCCGCGGACATCGATCCCGAGATCGAGATGTACGTCAACGTCCAGGTCGGCGATGACCAATGGCGCTCACCCGACGCACGCCTCGACGCGATCATCGACTTCTTCGGCCACGCACCGGACGACGTCCAACGCCTACTCGACGAGATTCGGCGAATTCGGAAGCAACAGGCCTGAACGCCCGCTCATGCCGCCTACCGTGTTCGTCGACATCCGATTCTGCCGATGAGCGGTACCGGCGTGGGTCTCGGTGGCGTGATGATCAGCTTGGTGCGGTGACGATCGGTCCGAGCGGGCTGGGGAGTGCCACCAGGTCGTGCAGTCGCCGCGGCGGGAAGTCGGTCCACGTCCCGCTGGGATCGCGGGCGGCATGCAGGTGCCAGTCGAGAAAGCGTTGCCAGAGCCGGAGCGGGCGGTGGGTGTTAGCGGACGCGGACACCGTGACCGACAACGTTGTTTGCAGGCACCAATGTCGACAACCGCATGGTCGTGGCGCCGACCGTCGTGCTCGTCGACATCCGATTCTGCCGATGAGCGGTCACCATCGCACGCGCGTCCCACGTGCGTTGGCCGACGAACGGGTTGTGCGGGGTAGGAACGGGAGGCGGATCCATGGGCAGCAGCCCTGCGTGAGTAACCACCTCCGAACAGGATGCGCGAACCGCGATGAGTTCTGGCCCAATCAGTGGTCTTCATACACATCCACCTTTCCCGCGCTTGGAGGCAGCTGTGAAGCTCTTGCTCACGTCAGGCGGCGTCACGAACCCGAGCATCCACGCGGCGCTCGTGCGGCTCCTCGGCAAGCCGATCTCCGAGTGCCACGCCCTCTGCGTCCCGACAGCCCAATGGGGCCACCCGATGTGCGGACCGGCATCCGTGCAGGGATTCCTGGCCGCCAAGCCAGCGTGGCAGCACTTCTCCGGCCTCGGCTGGGCGTCGCTCGGCGTCCTCGAACTCACCGCGCTGCCCACCATCGGCGCGCAGCGGTGGGTTCCCTGGGTCCGGGAAGCGGACGTGCTCCTGGTCGACGGCGGCGACGCGACGTACCTGTGCCACTGGATGCGCGAGTCCGGGCTGGCGGATCTGCTGCCGTCGCTGCCCGACACGGTCTGGGTGGGAGTGAGTGCCGGAAGCATGGTGATGACGCCCCGGATCGGGTCGTACTTCGTCGAATGGCCTTCCGCGCCGGACGACCGCACCTTGGGAGTCGTCGACTTCTCGATCTTCCCGCATCTGGACGCCTTCCCCACCAACACCCTGGCCGACGCGGAGCGGTGGGCCGCCGACCTCGACGTCCCGGCCTACGCCATCGACGAGCAGACAGCCATCAAGGTCGTCGACGGCTCCGTCGAGGTGATCTCCGAAGGGCAATGGGTGAAGTTGCAGGGATAGCCGCACGACGTGGCGGGCCAGCAGACGACGCTGCGAACCCGTCGTCCCCAAGCCAGTTGTCGCGAGTCATGACCCACGACGCAGGTCAGGGGCTGAGCGCCTTGACCATGACCAGACATGGCGTACCCGGCCACACCTCGGTGTTCTCCTCCAACGGAAGAAACCCCGCCGCCCGGTAGAACGTCCTGGTGTCGGCGTAACCCTGATCAAGGTGAGTCGGTCCGAGGGTTTTCACCTGGAGCAGTCGGCAGCCGTCCCCGCGAAGGTCCGCCTCGGCCGCGGTCACCAGTGCTCTGCCCACTCCTCGGCGATGCCATCCCGGTGCCACCGCCATGAAATGGATCTCGGCCGACTCGGGGAAGTGACGTCGGTACAGCAGAATGCCGACCGAGTCATCTCCCACCTTCGCGACGAACCCCGGCAACCGCATCGCCGAGTCGATGTACCCCGCGTTGGACTCGGGCACCCCGAACCACGCCGGAAGCAGTTCTATCAACAGCCCTGTCACCGAGACCGACTCTGCCGTGTTCTCAACACGCGACACCCGGTACTCCACGGACACCAGCCTGCCCCAGCGACCAGCACAACTCCACCGAGTTCCACTCGATACCGCGAACCTGCCCACAACCCCGACCACATCCGCTCATACCGCATGGAGCGCGTTCGACCAGACGCGCTGTCATGCCGATGTGCGGACGTTCTGCCGCAGGGGCCATGTCTGGAGCTACACGCATTTCTTCGTTGCACCACGGCGATGGGCGAAGTACCAGCAGAGCACGTACAGCACGAGCGCCAGTCCGGCACCTCGAATGCCTCCGACCAACACCAAGCGCACCCAGTCGTAGGCGCTGACCTGGCTCACCGGGGCGGTGAGCGCGATGCCGGCACCGACGGCCACCGCGACCGCGATCCCGCCCTGCACCCACCGGCAGGTCTTCCTCGGCAGAGTCGGCCAATGCCGCCCGTGCTCGCGCGGGACACGGCGGTACCAGCGCAGGGTGATCGCGCCAAGGAGCGGCAGACCTCCGAGCGACGACACGTAGCCGATCACGTTGTACAGGCGATGCGGGCCCACGACGGAAAGGCGCAGCATCGGCCAATACCGCACCGCGGCGCCATCGGTGTGGGTGACGGCGTCCCAGACTAGGTGGGTCGCGGCACCCACGACCAACAGCACGACGCCGAGCAGGAGATCGATCCCGACCAGGCCGACGACCGAATGGGGACAACTCCCGTTGCTCCAACACCTTGGCGAGATGGGCAAGCCAGTCGATCACCACAGCATCCGCGAACATCCCCTGCACGAAGCCCGCCAGACTCGTCGGAGCAAACCGGTCCGATCAACGTCCGCTACGACGCCGTGCTCCAGACCTGGGACCATGGCGGCACCAAGACCGACCACGCATCAGCACGCGTGACGCACGTCACCACGAGATGGTTCAACGTTGTGGCCTGGTCGAGGGGTTTCCCGACCGCAACGCAACCACCTCGACAGAAGGGGACCACGTGCGGGACGGCTACGACCAGTTCGTCGCCGATCGTCTCGATCGGCTCTTGCGCTACGCCACGGCCATCACCTGCGACAAGCACCTCGCGCAGGACATCGTGCAGGACGTCCTCGTGCGCGCCCGGTCCCGGTGGGGCCGGATCGGCGTCATGGACGCGCCCTACCTCTACGTGCGCCGGATGGTGACAAACGACTACCTGTCGTGGCGCCGCCTCCGCGCCCGCCGTGACATCAGCTCGACGCACGCCACGCTCGAAGAACTCTCCCCCGCCGTGGCCGACCCCGCCGAGCGGCACGCCGAACGGGACGCGATGCGCGCCCGGATCGCCGTCCTGCCGCGCAAGCAGCGGGCCGCGATCGTCCTGCGCTACTACGAGGACGCCACCACGACCGAGATCGGCCAGGTCCTCGGCTGTTCCGAGGGGACCGTGCGCAGCCACCTCTCCAGAGCCCTGCACACGTTGCGCGTCAACGAGACCAGCCCGTCGGAGGTGCTGCGATGACAGAGCAGGAAGCCCTCATCCGCGAGGCAGTCGCCGCAGAGGCGGCCGAGGCGGTCGACTCCCGGACGGTGCTGGCCGCCTTGCACGCCAAGCGGTCGCGCCGCCGTCCGCTGGCCCTGCTCGCGGTCGTCGGCTTCACGGTCGCCGCCGTGGTCGCGGCCGTGCTGATCACGCCCGACGCCGTCCCCCGCCCCGAGCCCCTGGAAGCGGCCACGCCCGTGCAACCCCGCACCCTGTTGGTGGCGGGTCTGGACGCGGTGGGCCTCGCCGACTCCGTGGTGCTCGCCCGCGTCGGCGTGGACGGCTCGATCAACGCCGTCTCGCTCCCCCGCGACTCGTGGGTGGACGTGCCCGGCCGCGGCATGACCAAGCTCAGCTCCGCGGGCGGACCGCAGGACCTCGTGCGCGCGGTCGAAGCCGTCACGGGCCTGCACGTGGACCACTACGCGACCGTCGACATGGCCGCCGTGGCCGCGGTCAGCACGGCCGTGGGCGGTGTGGAGGTCTGCCTCACGGCCCCGGCGAAGGACGAACTCTCCGGTGTGGACCTGCCCGCGGGCAGGTCGATCCTCTCCGGCGACCAGGCGCTGGCGTTCCTCCGCCAACGCCACGGCCTGCCCGAAGGCGACCTGGACCGCGTGCTCCGCCAGCAGGCGTTCCTGCGCTCGCTGGCGACCAAGGTCCTCGACCCCGCCGTCCTGCGTGACCAGGCCAGGGTCACCGCCGTGCTCGACGCGATCAAGTCCGGCGTCCACACCGACCCGGACTGGAACCTGCTCGCGTTCGTGAACGACCTGGTCCCGAACGCGGACGTCCGCACCCTCACGGTTCCGCACGGCCCGACGACCGAGACCCCGTCCGGTTCCGGGCTCAGCCTCGACCCGTCCGAGGTCCGCACGTTCGTCGCCGGATTCCTGTCCGACTCGCCGACCCCGTCCGGCCCGCCACCGGCCGACTGCGCGAACTAGTTGGGGAGCTGCGGGGTGGTCACGGCCGCCTCGCAGCGCTCGGCGAACCCGAGGACCCGCAACGGGTATTCCGCGCCTGCGATGCCCCCGCAGCGGGGAACAGCGCGGAGTCGACGTGCGGCGGGCGGGTGCGGAGTACCACCACTTTCCTCGACCCCGAGCTCGCCGGGCCGCCATGAACCCTGGACTCCCTTCAAGCTCTGCGGCGGCCAGCTGAGTATTCGGAGAAGATCTCGTCGAGGACGCGACGTGCGTTCTCGGCCTCCTCGTCGGCTCGGTTCACGGTCTGAGCGCAGGCAGCCAACGTCTTCCACAGAGCCCAGCCACGCCCGCGCGCCCAAGTCGCTTCGTCGACGGACAGGCGCTCGCGGAACGCCTGCCTGCCGTCAGCGGTCAGCAGCGTCCAGGCGATGGCCATGTCGCACGACGGGTCGCCCACACCGCAGGTCCCGAAGTCGATGACGGCCGCCAGTTCCCCGCTGTCGAGGAGGAGGTTTCCCGGTGCGATGTCGCCGTGGAACCAGACGTCCACCCCGTCCCAGGGGGTGTCCAGCGCGGTCTTCCAGATCTCGCGGGCCGCGTCGACATCGATGTGGCCCTCCAGCGTTGTGA
This window contains:
- a CDS encoding LCP family protein produces the protein MTEQEALIREAVAAEAAEAVDSRTVLAALHAKRSRRRPLALLAVVGFTVAAVVAAVLITPDAVPRPEPLEAATPVQPRTLLVAGLDAVGLADSVVLARVGVDGSINAVSLPRDSWVDVPGRGMTKLSSAGGPQDLVRAVEAVTGLHVDHYATVDMAAVAAVSTAVGGVEVCLTAPAKDELSGVDLPAGRSILSGDQALAFLRQRHGLPEGDLDRVLRQQAFLRSLATKVLDPAVLRDQARVTAVLDAIKSGVHTDPDWNLLAFVNDLVPNADVRTLTVPHGPTTETPSGSGLSLDPSEVRTFVAGFLSDSPTPSGPPPADCAN
- a CDS encoding Type 1 glutamine amidotransferase-like domain-containing protein — encoded protein: MKLLLTSGGVTNPSIHAALVRLLGKPISECHALCVPTAQWGHPMCGPASVQGFLAAKPAWQHFSGLGWASLGVLELTALPTIGAQRWVPWVREADVLLVDGGDATYLCHWMRESGLADLLPSLPDTVWVGVSAGSMVMTPRIGSYFVEWPSAPDDRTLGVVDFSIFPHLDAFPTNTLADAERWAADLDVPAYAIDEQTAIKVVDGSVEVISEGQWVKLQG
- a CDS encoding DUF4342 domain-containing protein; translated protein: MSESRPESNRAVDSLVDAVRGLVNEGVNRRVVVRDSKDDVVLEVPVALGLVAALAAPVVTTIGVGAALVGKCGIKLEDRRHPGGQSAATVDTDQV
- a CDS encoding GNAT family N-acetyltransferase: MEYRVSRVENTAESVSVTGLLIELLPAWFGVPESNAGYIDSAMRLPGFVAKVGDDSVGILLYRRHFPESAEIHFMAVAPGWHRRGVGRALVTAAEADLRGDGCRLLQVKTLGPTHLDQGYADTRTFYRAAGFLPLEENTEVWPGTPCLVMVKALSP
- a CDS encoding SigE family RNA polymerase sigma factor translates to MRDGYDQFVADRLDRLLRYATAITCDKHLAQDIVQDVLVRARSRWGRIGVMDAPYLYVRRMVTNDYLSWRRLRARRDISSTHATLEELSPAVADPAERHAERDAMRARIAVLPRKQRAAIVLRYYEDATTTEIGQVLGCSEGTVRSHLSRALHTLRVNETSPSEVLR
- a CDS encoding DUF4184 family protein, with translation MPISPRCWSNGSCPHSVVGLVGIDLLLGVVLLVVGAATHLVWDAVTHTDGAAVRYWPMLRLSVVGPHRLYNVIGYVSSLGGLPLLGAITLRWYRRVPREHGRHWPTLPRKTCRWVQGGIAVAVAVGAGIALTAPVSQVSAYDWVRLVLVGGIRGAGLALVLYVLCWYFAHRRGATKKCV